The Actinomycetota bacterium region ATGTGCTGCGTGACGCGACCGCGTTCTCCAATGCTTCGGGGTTCAAGGCTCCGGGCGTCGTCGTGCCGCCCGAAGACCGGATCCTGGGTGAGATGGACCCGCCACAGCACACGGCGGTGCGCAGGGTGATGGTGACGGCCCTCACACCGAAGGTGGTGCGGTCCGCCGAGCCCTTCATCCGCCGAACCGCCGCCGACCTGCTGGCGGCGCTACCCGTACCCGGGCGCGCCGACCTGGTTCCCGCCTACACCGTTCCCCTCCCCAATCGGGTGACCGTGCATCTGCTCGGGCTTCCCGCGGAGGATGCGGACACCATCGCGGGCTGGGCGAAGGAGCTGATGGTGAGCGGCTTTCCCGCGAGCAACCGGTCCGAACGGGGCGAGGGCTTCGCCAATGCCTTCCCCGAGTTCGCGGGCTACATCGACAACAAGATCGCGGCGCGTGCCGCCGCACTCGAGGCCGGCGACAACGAACATCCAGACGAGGTGGTCACCCGCCTACTGCAGCTCGAGGTCGACGGCGAGCGCCTGAGTCGACGCCAGCTCCGGGCGCTCGTCCGCAACCTCATCACGGGCGGGCTCACCACGACGAGCCAGCTCCTGGGCAACCTCATCCATCACGTCCTCACCTCCGCCGGGCTCGAAGCTGCGGTGCGGTCCGAGCCTCGGAGGCTCGCGGGCGCTATCGAGGAGAGCCTGCGCCTGCGCCCTCCGGTGATGTTCGTCATCCGGGGATGCGTGGAAAACACCGCCGTCGGGGGCGACCCGGTTCGCGCCGGTGAGCGGGTCGTGGTCGGGAGCGCGTCGGCGAACCGCGACGATCGGGTCTTCGCCAACCCCGACGAGTTCCGCCCGGACCGGGACAACGCGGATCATCACCTCACCTTCGGCTGGGGACCCCATGTGTGCCCCGGAGCGAGCCTGGCGCGCACTGTCGCCCGCATCGGGATGGAGACGCTGCTCGAGCGGTTTCCGACCGGCGCGCTGTCGACGGCACCCGACTACCGGTACGAGAACGTGCCCACGTTCTTCGAGTGTGGCCCCCGCAGCCTGCTGGTCGAGCTCTCCTAGAGCCCTGACCGGCAACGTCTGCCGCGTCTCCCGGCCAGATGACGCCGCTCGCGGCGTTCTCGTCCGCCCGCCTAAAGGACCCGTGGTTGCCATCCCCAACATGCTGTAGCGCAGAATCTCTTGCGAGGCTTACGGCGATGTCGTTTCGAGTCCACGCCAGTGATGTCAAAGGGCGCTTGGCGGAACAACCGTCTTCGGCCGCGCCGGTGACGACAACGTCACCCGAATCGCGCCTTGCGTGCGCATTTACTCGCGCGTTCGTCGGTGTCGGACGCGGCGAGCCGCTCGCGCCGTCGCGCCACGTCGAGGATCTCGTCGAACTCGTCGGCCTGCATCCCCGCCATCCGGCGAACGGCTGTTTCGAGGTCGTCGGGCCCGATGCGGTTCCCGATGCCGAGCTCTGCCAGACCATCGTCGAGATCGGTATCCCCCCGATCGGCCACGTCATCACGGCAGTCGTGCGCGTCGTCAACGGGCCCGGCCCGCTCGCACGCGCCGCCAGGCGCGACGGGTACGCCCCCGTCGATACCCACCCCGTCCGGGCCCAGTTCGACTGGAGCCCGCTCGCCCTCGGGGACCGGGTCGCGCCGGCGGTGCACGAGGCAGTCGCATGACGCGGGTGCTGACGGTGCTGCCGGCGATGCCACTCCCAGCAACGGCGGGACTCCAGCTCAGGATGATGGAGGAGCTCCAGATCGTCCGGGCGCTCGGCTGTCACACCACCGTGCTCGCGTTCCAGACGGAAGACGATGACCCCGGCGCTGAGCGGTTGAGCACCCTCTGCGACGAGGCGATCGCGGGAGGGCCGAGGGTTCCCCACCACGCCTTCTCGACGACTGAGCGTGCGCAGCAACGCCTGCAGTTCGTCTACAACGCGCTGCGCCACCGACGGGGTGACATCTATCCGCTCTCCGTCCGCTACGACCGGATGGGAGCAGAGGATGTCGTCGCCGAAGCCGTCGCACGGACGAAGCCCGACTTCGTGATCCTTCCGTCGTTCCTGTCGCACTACGCCCCGGTCGTGGCGCGCGCCGGCAGCGGCACGGTCATTGATGCTGCCGATGTCCTGAGCGGCCTCACCCGCGCCTTCGTGCGGGAGTACGGCGCCCGCAACCCGCTCAAGCTCCCGGGTCTCGTCGCCAACCGTCTCGCGGCGCGCGCCCAGGAGCGTCTGTTCCTTCCCGACGTGGACGAGATCTGGTGTACGTGGGAGCCGGAGGTGGCTCGGCTCGCGGTGACCTCCGGCAACCGCCATGTAATCGTCGTGCCCAACGCCATCCCCGCGTCCTCGATCTCCCCGTCGCGCCTGCCCGACAGGCCGATCGTGGGCTTCATCGGCACCTATGCGTACACCCCCACCCTCGACGCGGCCATCATGCTCGTTGACGACGTGCTTCCGTTGCTTCGGGTCCTCGCGCCCGAGGTGCGCGTCCGCCTCGCAGGCACCGGCATGCCCGCTGGGATCGAGCAGCGGCTGAGCCTCACCCCGAACGTGCAGGTGATGGGTCCCGTCGGCGACGCCGCGGGGTTCGTGGCGGGTTGTCGAGTCATGGCACTGCCCGTCCGCCGGCCCGGCGGCGTGCCGTTCAAGCTCATCGAGGCCATGGCCGCACAGCGACCCGTCGTCGCCACCAGCGCGCTCGCGAGCGGGCTGGAGTTTCCCAGCGGCCAGGCCTTGCTCATCGCGGACTCCCCGCGCGAGCTGGCCGACGCCATCCAGCTCGTGCTCTCCGACAACGAGCTCGCCACGCGTCTCGCATCCGACGCCCGCCGGGCCTTCGAGCAGGAGCTCTCCACCGAGGCGGTCACCGCTCGGCTCACGGCGTCGAGCGTGCTCGCCGGCAGGCCACATGCCGCGGAGTAGGCCGCTGCGGACTTCTGATTCAGCGATGCGAGCCCGGCCAGTGTCTCGATGAGGGCCGCGGTCCCGGAGGGGGTGCGCTCTGCGTATGTCCTTGCCGTTGCTGTCTCGGTGCGCCGACGGGGGGCCTGCACCACTCGCATTTTGCAGTCACCCCAGAGCGTTCCGAGCGGTGGTACTAATGACACAGACCTCAGTGCCCCCGCAGTGGCCGACCGAAACGATGACGCGCCTAGCGCGTCACTCCACCAAGGATGGCCACCATGGCAATGCACGAAACAACGGGCGGCGCTGACGATCAGATCGAGAGCAACGCGCCCTCGTCCGTCGCGTCCACCTCCGACGACCCGACCGGG contains the following coding sequences:
- a CDS encoding cytochrome P450; the protein is MARTFDPFDADQVQGAWSLLEELRHGGPLAAIGDGMVYVTRYAECSDVLRDATAFSNASGFKAPGVVVPPEDRILGEMDPPQHTAVRRVMVTALTPKVVRSAEPFIRRTAADLLAALPVPGRADLVPAYTVPLPNRVTVHLLGLPAEDADTIAGWAKELMVSGFPASNRSERGEGFANAFPEFAGYIDNKIAARAAALEAGDNEHPDEVVTRLLQLEVDGERLSRRQLRALVRNLITGGLTTTSQLLGNLIHHVLTSAGLEAAVRSEPRRLAGAIEESLRLRPPVMFVIRGCVENTAVGGDPVRAGERVVVGSASANRDDRVFANPDEFRPDRDNADHHLTFGWGPHVCPGASLARTVARIGMETLLERFPTGALSTAPDYRYENVPTFFECGPRSLLVELS
- a CDS encoding glycosyltransferase gives rise to the protein MTRVLTVLPAMPLPATAGLQLRMMEELQIVRALGCHTTVLAFQTEDDDPGAERLSTLCDEAIAGGPRVPHHAFSTTERAQQRLQFVYNALRHRRGDIYPLSVRYDRMGAEDVVAEAVARTKPDFVILPSFLSHYAPVVARAGSGTVIDAADVLSGLTRAFVREYGARNPLKLPGLVANRLAARAQERLFLPDVDEIWCTWEPEVARLAVTSGNRHVIVVPNAIPASSISPSRLPDRPIVGFIGTYAYTPTLDAAIMLVDDVLPLLRVLAPEVRVRLAGTGMPAGIEQRLSLTPNVQVMGPVGDAAGFVAGCRVMALPVRRPGGVPFKLIEAMAAQRPVVATSALASGLEFPSGQALLIADSPRELADAIQLVLSDNELATRLASDARRAFEQELSTEAVTARLTASSVLAGRPHAAE